The Patescibacteria group bacterium genome contains the following window.
CACATCCTGATAAAACGATTGTTATAAATAGTGAAGGTAGTATAGAATAGCTATGTAGTCAGTGCGAACATCGTTGTCATTGCGAGGAGGAACGAAGTGACGACGAAGCAATCTCAATAAGATTGCTTCGCTACGCTCGCAATGACAAATGGTATTTAGGGGTCCGCACTCCAATGAAATGAATATAAATAACAAGGGTCAGACTTTAATAGAGGTGGTTTTGGCAGTGGCTATTGCCGTTATTGTTATCTACGCTTTAGTTTCCCTTGCCACTATATCTACTCTTTACGCACAGTCGGCATTAAGAAGAGCCGAAGCGGTAAAGTTGGCTAATGCCGGGATGGAGTCTTTTAGGATGGAGCGGGATATAGGAGGGTTTGATAGCGATTGTTTAAGTCCCAATGGCTTGAATAATACTTATATCATTAGTTCCTCTCCAACGACCTGCGCTTTTTTGGAAACCTCCAGCAATTCTTATGAATCCATAACTCCGAGAACAAATGTGATTTATAGAAGGTCTATGATAGTCGCTAATGACGGCGCTAATAAAAAAAATGTTATGGTAACGGTTAAATGGAGTGAGGGCAAAAGCGAGCGTAAGGTCTCTATGACGGGTGTTTTAACTAACTGGAGATGATTTTATGAGATTATCAAAAAAAGGAGTAACTTTAATAGAGCTTTTAATTGTGGTGGGAGTAATTTCTATTGTGGCGGCGGTTGGTGGGGATATTTTGCTTACGGTGGTTAGAGCGTACAAAAAAGCGCAAATTTTGGGAACGGTTGAACAAAACGGGTCGCTTGCTTCCACCTTAATGGAAAATAATTTGCGAAATTCTTCTGTAATAAAATATGAGGATTTGGGACAATTTGTTGAGGTTTCCGAAGGTCAAACTGAATATACTGATTATGTTAAAATTACCAGCGCGCAAGGGGTTTCTTCCACAATACAGTTTGTGGAAGGGGGGGTATCGGGAACCTGTCCCAACGGCAGAATTGAAGTGGATGGGGTAACGGTAACCAATACGGATGTTAATAGCGGGGTGAATATAATTAAAGGAGGTAGTAGTATTTTTACCATTTACAATCCCGAAGGCGGTCCTCCT
Protein-coding sequences here:
- a CDS encoding prepilin-type N-terminal cleavage/methylation domain-containing protein, whose translation is MNINNKGQTLIEVVLAVAIAVIVIYALVSLATISTLYAQSALRRAEAVKLANAGMESFRMERDIGGFDSDCLSPNGLNNTYIISSSPTTCAFLETSSNSYESITPRTNVIYRRSMIVANDGANKKNVMVTVKWSEGKSERKVSMTGVLTNWR
- a CDS encoding type II secretion system GspH family protein, which gives rise to MRLSKKGVTLIELLIVVGVISIVAAVGGDILLTVVRAYKKAQILGTVEQNGSLASTLMENNLRNSSVIKYEDLGQFVEVSEGQTEYTDYVKITSAQGVSSTIQFVEGGVSGTCPNGRIEVDGVTVTNTDVNSGVNIIKGGSSIFTIYNPEGGPPIVTALFKVTHACQSPVTASAEFNTTVTLRGNYGN